Proteins encoded in a region of the Melospiza georgiana isolate bMelGeo1 chromosome 2, bMelGeo1.pri, whole genome shotgun sequence genome:
- the MSANTD4 gene encoding myb/SANT-like DNA-binding domain-containing protein 4, with protein sequence MKQLKRKRKSNFSVQETQTLLKEIRKRREVLFSKQLNTTINEMKRKAWEEIAECVNAVGEGEQRTGTEVKRRYLDWRALMKRKRLNANIKVVGAGFHLPSSNLDDSLNEDMDEKMGFAIESSFEWQNITDFREAGGSLTEIKVEEEEEDPQNFEFPIEEEEEILSSVLPDSKKENDLPDFPHIEEFGNLSSAQARLAYEDSHLLINLEKQKVELEKQRLDIEAERLQVEKERLQIEKERLRHVDLERERLQIEKERLQIEWEKLRLETLHAEKPALESDLTQTEKPIMQPLDLETEKLKLEKERLQLEKERLQFLKFESEKLQIEKERLQVEKERLRIQREGHLQ encoded by the exons atgaaacagttaaaaagaaaaagaaaaagcaattttagTGTTCAGGAAACTCAAACTCTCCTTAAGGAAatcagaaaaaggagagaagttCTCTTTTCGAAGCAACTTAATACAACAATTAATGAGATGAAACGGAAAGCTTGGGAGGAAATAGCAGAGTGTGTCAATGCTGTAGGTGAAGGAGAGCAGAGAACAGGGACAGAAGTGAAAAGGCGATACCTTGACTGGAGAGCACTCATGAAGAGAAAACGTCTGAATGCAAACATCAAAGTAGTAGGTGCTGGGTTTCACCTTCCTTCATCCAATTTAGATGACTCTCTCAATGAAGACATGGATGAGAAAATGGGATTTGCAATTGAGTCTAGTTTTGAGTGGCAAAATATCACTGACTTCAGAGAAGCCGGGGGATCGTTAACAGAAATCAAAgtagaagaggaagaggaagaccCGCAGAATTTTGAA TTTCCTAttgaggaagaagaagaaatactgTCATCAGTTCTACCAGattcaaaaaaggaaaatgaccTACCAGACTTCCCCCACATTGAAGAGTTTGGAAATCTGAGCTCTGCTCAAGCTAGGCTAGCCTATGAAGATTCTCACTTGCTTATAAATCTGGAGAAGCAAAAGgtggagctggagaagcagcGACTGGACATCGAAGCCGAAAGGTTGCAAGTGGAGAAGGAGCGCCTGCAGATTGAGAAGGAGCGGCTGCGCCACGTTGACTTGGAGCGTGAGCGCCTGCAGATTGAGAAGGAGCGACTTCAGATAGAGTGGGAGAAACTCAGGCTAGAGACTCTGCATGCTGAAAAACCTGCCCTGGAAAGTGACCTCACCCAAACTGAAAAACCCATCATGCAGCCTCTGGATCTAGAAACTGAAAAGTTAAAACTTGAGAAAGAACGTTTGCAGCTAGAGAAAGAGAGGCTGCAGTTCCTAAAGTTTGAGtcagagaagctgcagattGAGAAGGAGCGCTTGCAAGTGGAGAAGGAGCGCCTTCGAATTCAGAGAGAGGGTCACTTGCAGTGA